In one Curtobacterium citreum genomic region, the following are encoded:
- a CDS encoding MerR family transcriptional regulator: MSDAGLPATMHIGELAERAGMSLRTIRHYDEVGLLVPSGRTTGGFRVYTGDDLERLLVIRRMKPLGFTLDEMAELLRVVDGLRDADPDDARTRAARLDAFLDDARARHAKLVERAGMAEEFIGTLSTLRASLP; the protein is encoded by the coding sequence ATGAGCGATGCCGGCCTCCCTGCGACCATGCACATCGGCGAGCTGGCCGAGCGTGCGGGGATGTCCCTCCGGACGATCCGGCACTACGACGAGGTCGGGCTCCTCGTCCCGAGCGGCCGCACCACCGGAGGCTTCCGCGTCTACACGGGCGACGACCTCGAGCGCCTGCTCGTGATCCGACGGATGAAGCCCCTCGGGTTCACCCTCGACGAGATGGCCGAGCTGCTCCGGGTCGTCGACGGCCTGCGCGACGCCGACCCGGACGATGCCAGGACCCGCGCCGCCCGACTCGACGCGTTCCTGGACGACGCCCGGGCTCGCCACGCGAAGCTCGTCGAGCGTGCCGGCATGGCGGAGGAGTTCATCGGGACGCTGAGCACCCTCCGCGCCTCGCTCCCCTGA
- the aspS gene encoding aspartate--tRNA(Asn) ligase translates to MIERTRIADLAALPDGPVAVAGWVETVRDQKKVQFVVLRDETGAAQLVNPATREAEDGDDAAQAALGITNAISGLAHGTFVHVRGTLKHDERVKLGGLEVKVGSLEVVSAAIPETPIADDSSLDKRLDWRFLDLRNRKQNLIFRIQTTMEHAFRTYWVERDYIEIHTPKLMASASESRAELFQLEYFETTAYLAQSPQNFKQMAQPAGFGAVFEIADAFRADPSFTSRHATEFTSVDAEISWVESHADVMAMHEELLVAGFTAVKEKYGEEIEEVFGFEFVVPTAPFPRVTLAEARKIVAESGYEVVRADGDLDPEGERRVSAWAKETHGSEFVFVTDYDATIRPYYHMRHEDDPTLTNSYDLLFNGAEISTGAQREHRVERLAAQAEEKGLDTAEIDWYLDFFRYGVPPHGGFGMGLARVLMLALHEPSIREVTYLFRGPTRLTP, encoded by the coding sequence GTGATCGAACGCACCCGTATCGCCGACCTCGCCGCCCTCCCCGACGGCCCCGTTGCCGTCGCCGGATGGGTGGAGACCGTCCGTGACCAGAAGAAGGTCCAGTTCGTCGTCCTGCGCGACGAGACCGGTGCCGCGCAGCTGGTGAACCCGGCCACGCGCGAGGCGGAGGACGGCGACGACGCCGCCCAGGCCGCCCTCGGCATCACCAACGCGATCTCCGGTCTCGCCCACGGCACCTTCGTGCACGTGCGCGGCACCCTGAAGCACGACGAGCGCGTGAAGCTCGGCGGGCTCGAGGTCAAGGTCGGCTCGCTCGAGGTGGTGAGCGCCGCGATCCCGGAGACCCCGATCGCCGACGACTCCTCCCTGGACAAGCGGCTCGACTGGCGCTTCCTGGACCTGCGCAACCGGAAGCAGAACCTGATCTTCCGCATCCAGACGACGATGGAGCACGCGTTCCGCACGTACTGGGTCGAGCGCGACTACATCGAGATCCACACCCCGAAGCTGATGGCGTCGGCGTCGGAGTCCCGCGCCGAGCTCTTCCAGCTCGAGTACTTCGAGACGACGGCCTACCTGGCGCAGTCGCCGCAGAACTTCAAGCAGATGGCGCAGCCCGCCGGCTTCGGCGCGGTGTTCGAGATCGCCGACGCCTTCCGCGCGGACCCGTCGTTCACGAGCCGGCACGCCACCGAGTTCACGAGCGTCGACGCCGAGATCTCGTGGGTCGAGTCGCACGCCGACGTCATGGCCATGCACGAGGAGCTGCTCGTCGCCGGCTTCACCGCCGTCAAGGAGAAGTACGGCGAGGAGATCGAGGAGGTCTTCGGCTTCGAGTTCGTCGTGCCGACCGCCCCGTTCCCCCGCGTCACCCTCGCCGAGGCCCGGAAGATCGTGGCCGAAAGCGGCTACGAGGTCGTGCGCGCCGACGGTGATCTGGACCCCGAGGGCGAGCGCCGCGTGAGCGCCTGGGCGAAGGAGACGCACGGCTCCGAGTTCGTGTTCGTCACCGACTACGACGCCACGATCCGGCCCTACTACCACATGCGCCACGAGGACGACCCGACGCTCACGAACAGCTACGACCTGCTGTTCAACGGCGCCGAGATCTCGACCGGCGCGCAGCGCGAGCACCGCGTCGAGCGCCTCGCGGCACAGGCCGAGGAGAAGGGTCTCGACACCGCCGAGATCGACTGGTACCTCGACTTCTTCCGCTACGGCGTCCCGCCGCACGGCGGCTTCGGCATGGGTCTGGCCCGCGTGCTCATGCTCGCGCTGCACGAGCCGTCGATCCGCGAGGTCACGTACCTGTTCCGCGGGCCGACGCGGCTCACCCCGTAA
- a CDS encoding Dabb family protein: MIHHVVSWTLREDLDRSASIDRIRELLTGLVGTVEAIRSLEVVENVAYPGKNQDVAVVATFDDLVGLDAYQVHPDHQAAAAEIRGLVTSRAAIDWER, from the coding sequence ATGATCCACCACGTCGTCTCATGGACCCTGCGGGAGGACCTCGACCGCTCGGCGTCGATCGACCGCATCCGCGAACTGCTGACCGGCCTGGTCGGCACCGTCGAGGCGATCCGCTCCCTCGAGGTCGTCGAGAACGTCGCCTACCCGGGGAAGAACCAGGACGTCGCGGTCGTCGCGACGTTCGACGACCTCGTCGGGCTGGACGCGTACCAGGTGCACCCCGACCACCAGGCGGCGGCAGCGGAGATCCGCGGACTCGTCACGTCGCGGGCGGCCATCGACTGGGAGCGGTGA
- a CDS encoding glutaredoxin family protein: MPAVTLLTKPGCHLCDDARPIVERVVADHPGTILQERSILDDDALREQYAEDIPVVLVDGRVHSNWHVDADRLHRALEKAEARA, translated from the coding sequence ATGCCCGCCGTGACCCTGTTGACGAAGCCCGGCTGCCACCTCTGCGACGACGCCCGACCGATCGTCGAGCGGGTCGTGGCCGACCATCCCGGCACCATCCTGCAGGAGCGGTCGATCCTGGACGACGACGCGCTGCGCGAGCAGTACGCCGAGGACATCCCGGTCGTCCTGGTCGACGGGCGGGTCCACAGCAACTGGCACGTGGACGCCGACCGGCTCCACCGTGCACTCGAGAAGGCCGAGGCCCGCGCATGA
- a CDS encoding 30S ribosomal protein bS22: MGSVIKKRRKRMAKKKHRKLLRKTRHQRRNKK; the protein is encoded by the coding sequence ATGGGTTCTGTCATCAAGAAGCGTCGCAAGCGCATGGCGAAGAAGAAGCACCGCAAGCTCCTGCGCAAGACGCGTCACCAGCGTCGCAACAAGAAGTAA
- a CDS encoding helix-turn-helix domain-containing protein, with amino-acid sequence MSGSFDDVRFLTVAEVAEMMRVSKMTVYRMVHAGELPAIRFGRSFRVPESAVADVLRGGGVADVG; translated from the coding sequence ATGAGCGGCAGTTTCGACGACGTGCGCTTCCTCACCGTCGCAGAGGTCGCCGAGATGATGCGCGTCTCCAAGATGACGGTCTACCGGATGGTGCACGCCGGTGAGCTGCCCGCGATCCGCTTCGGCCGGTCGTTCCGCGTCCCGGAGTCCGCGGTCGCCGACGTCCTGCGCGGCGGCGGGGTCGCCGACGTCGGCTAG
- a CDS encoding ArsR/SmtB family transcription factor gives MADIFTVVADPTRRELLGALLAAYGSDSTGGELSVGQLVTKLGVSQPTVSKHLRVLRDNGLVSTRDEGQHRFYRLDPEPLVRLEEWVVPFTGAVDADGTPATTAWTLDGQPVSIRRNGTAGKATVEVGTELGRVMAEASYRANAAFSGAQQGWERVVESSRKRFTRRGEDD, from the coding sequence ATGGCCGACATCTTCACCGTCGTGGCGGACCCGACCCGGCGCGAACTGCTCGGTGCGCTGCTCGCCGCGTACGGGTCGGACAGCACCGGGGGCGAGCTCAGCGTCGGGCAGCTCGTCACGAAGCTCGGCGTGAGCCAGCCGACCGTGTCGAAGCACCTCCGGGTCCTGCGGGACAACGGCCTCGTGTCCACGCGCGATGAGGGCCAGCACCGCTTCTACCGCCTCGACCCCGAGCCCCTCGTCCGGCTCGAGGAGTGGGTGGTCCCGTTCACCGGCGCGGTGGACGCCGACGGCACCCCCGCCACGACGGCCTGGACGCTCGACGGCCAGCCGGTCTCGATCCGCCGCAACGGCACCGCCGGCAAGGCCACGGTCGAGGTCGGCACGGAGCTCGGCCGCGTGATGGCCGAGGCGTCCTACCGCGCGAACGCGGCGTTCAGCGGGGCGCAGCAGGGCTGGGAGCGCGTCGTCGAGAGCAGTCGGAAGCGCTTCACCCGACGGGGCGAGGACGACTGA
- a CDS encoding TrkH family potassium uptake protein → MLDRTEPLPPQVSASRRQVSRIAAVLRSSPSRLAILVFIALVLLFTLLFMTPMASADGTTTHFSDALFTAASVVCVTGLATVDMATHWSVFGKTLVVIGTQIGAVGVLTFASILGLVVTRRLGLRAKLIAAGDSNPLRTHHGAVPEGQAVRLGEVGTLLLTVAVSTLTIEIAVGLLLLPSVLVAGYPFWTAVGDSFYYAAMAFTNTGFAPNADGLAPFTHDYWFLSLLMVAVVLGSIGFPVIRTLTKQLRSPRRWPIHVKLTLTTSAVLLLLGAVVYTALEASNPRTLGSEGAGHTAFQALFFSTMTRSGGFATIDVEQMNGASLLVTDMLMFIGGGSASTAGGIKVTTLAVLFLAAVAEARGRRSMEAFGRRIPSDVLRVAVAVVLWGATIVAVATVVLLQITGDSLDRVLFEVISAFATCGLSSGISAELPESGKYVLAATMFLGRVGTVTIAAALAASQSRQLFRRPEERPIVG, encoded by the coding sequence ATGCTCGACCGCACCGAGCCGCTCCCGCCCCAGGTGAGCGCCTCCCGGCGACAGGTGAGCCGGATCGCCGCGGTGCTGCGCTCCTCGCCCTCCCGACTGGCGATCCTCGTCTTCATCGCGCTGGTGCTCCTGTTCACGCTGCTGTTCATGACGCCGATGGCCTCGGCGGACGGCACGACGACGCACTTCTCGGACGCCCTGTTCACCGCCGCGTCGGTCGTCTGCGTGACCGGACTCGCCACGGTCGACATGGCCACGCACTGGTCGGTGTTCGGCAAGACCCTCGTGGTGATCGGCACGCAGATCGGCGCCGTCGGGGTCCTGACCTTCGCGTCGATCCTCGGGCTCGTGGTGACCCGTCGGCTCGGGCTCCGCGCGAAGCTCATCGCCGCGGGCGACTCGAACCCGCTCCGCACCCACCACGGCGCCGTCCCCGAGGGCCAGGCGGTCCGGCTCGGCGAGGTCGGCACGCTCCTGCTGACGGTGGCGGTGAGCACGCTGACGATCGAGATCGCCGTCGGGCTCCTGCTCCTGCCGTCCGTGCTCGTCGCCGGGTACCCGTTCTGGACGGCCGTGGGCGACTCCTTCTACTACGCGGCGATGGCGTTCACGAACACGGGGTTCGCACCGAACGCCGACGGCCTCGCGCCGTTCACCCACGACTACTGGTTCCTGTCGCTGCTCATGGTCGCGGTCGTCCTCGGGTCGATCGGCTTCCCGGTCATCCGGACGCTCACCAAGCAGCTCCGCTCCCCGCGGCGGTGGCCGATCCACGTCAAGCTCACGCTGACCACGAGTGCGGTCCTGCTGCTCCTCGGCGCCGTCGTCTACACCGCGCTCGAGGCCTCGAACCCCCGCACGCTCGGGTCCGAGGGCGCCGGCCACACCGCGTTCCAGGCGCTCTTCTTCTCGACGATGACCCGCTCGGGCGGCTTCGCGACGATCGACGTCGAGCAGATGAACGGCGCGAGCCTGCTCGTCACCGACATGCTCATGTTCATCGGCGGCGGCTCGGCCTCGACCGCCGGCGGCATCAAGGTGACGACCCTCGCCGTGCTGTTCCTCGCCGCCGTCGCCGAGGCCCGGGGCCGCCGCAGCATGGAGGCGTTCGGCCGCCGCATCCCGAGCGACGTCCTCCGCGTCGCCGTCGCCGTCGTGCTGTGGGGCGCGACGATCGTCGCCGTCGCCACCGTCGTGCTCCTGCAGATCACCGGCGACTCCCTGGACCGCGTGCTGTTCGAGGTCATCTCGGCCTTCGCCACGTGCGGCCTGTCCTCCGGGATCTCGGCCGAGCTGCCCGAGTCCGGCAAGTACGTGCTCGCCGCCACCATGTTCCTCGGCCGGGTCGGTACAGTGACGATCGCCGCAGCCCTGGCCGCCAGCCAGAGCCGGCAGCTGTTCCGCCGACCCGAAGAGAGGCCCATCGTTGGCTGA
- a CDS encoding potassium channel family protein, with protein MADRRADRRAPHPVTGAVSHDAPVLVLGLGRFGAATAGQLERQNREVLVVDTDAALVQKWSDRVTHAVQADATDIDALRQIGAQDFAIAVVAVGSHLESSVLITSNLVDLGIPQIWAKAVSRSHGTILSRIGANHVVYPEREAGERTAHLVSGRMLDFIEFDDDFAVVKMHPPRAVRGKDLATTVIRTRHGLTVLGIKSPGRAFVPATPDSVIGEDDVIIVSGTETDLERFAALE; from the coding sequence TTGGCTGACCGACGCGCCGACCGCCGTGCGCCCCACCCCGTCACCGGAGCCGTGAGCCACGACGCCCCCGTGCTCGTCCTCGGCCTCGGCCGCTTCGGCGCCGCGACCGCCGGGCAGCTCGAGCGCCAGAACCGCGAGGTCCTCGTCGTCGACACCGACGCCGCGCTGGTGCAGAAGTGGTCGGACCGGGTCACCCACGCCGTGCAGGCGGACGCCACCGACATCGACGCCCTGCGGCAGATCGGTGCGCAGGACTTCGCGATCGCCGTGGTCGCGGTCGGCTCGCACCTGGAGTCGAGCGTCCTCATCACCTCGAACCTCGTCGACCTCGGGATCCCGCAGATCTGGGCGAAGGCCGTCAGCCGGTCGCACGGCACGATCCTGTCCCGCATCGGCGCGAACCACGTCGTCTACCCGGAGCGCGAGGCCGGCGAGCGGACCGCCCACCTGGTCTCGGGACGCATGCTCGACTTCATCGAGTTCGACGACGACTTCGCGGTGGTCAAGATGCACCCGCCCCGCGCGGTGCGCGGCAAGGACCTCGCCACGACGGTCATCCGCACGCGGCACGGACTCACCGTGCTCGGCATCAAGTCGCCGGGGCGGGCGTTCGTGCCGGCGACGCCGGACAGCGTGATCGGCGAGGACGACGTGATCATCGTCTCCGGCACCGAGACGGACCTGGAACGCTTCGCGGCGCTCGAGTGA
- the proC gene encoding pyrroline-5-carboxylate reductase, which yields MTIELPRTAMLGVGSMSGAVLDGLLAAGLDPATVTLTTKSEGSAAALRERGLDALATDTDPDANRHAVRGADLVVLGVKPYMVADVLDEVAASLHPGAVVVSVAVGTTTAAMETRVPAGVRVVRALPNTPIGVGHGVTGISAGATADDAAVAVASSVFSASGTVLTVPEDRLDALSAVSGSGPAYVFLLVEQWQEAAERLGFDHEQAAAMVQGTLRGAVELLAASGREPADLRRAVTSPAGTTERAVAVLQDADLAATLERASRAAIARAEEIARS from the coding sequence ATGACGATCGAACTGCCCCGCACCGCCATGCTCGGCGTCGGCTCCATGTCCGGCGCGGTCCTCGACGGCCTGCTCGCCGCGGGGCTCGACCCGGCGACCGTGACGCTCACGACGAAGTCCGAGGGCTCGGCTGCGGCACTGCGGGAGCGCGGGCTCGACGCCCTCGCCACCGACACGGACCCGGACGCCAACCGGCACGCGGTCCGCGGCGCCGACCTCGTGGTGCTCGGGGTGAAGCCGTACATGGTGGCCGACGTGCTCGACGAGGTCGCCGCCTCCCTGCACCCGGGCGCCGTGGTCGTCAGCGTCGCCGTCGGCACGACCACCGCAGCGATGGAGACCCGCGTGCCCGCCGGCGTCCGCGTCGTCCGCGCGCTGCCGAACACCCCGATCGGCGTCGGGCACGGCGTCACCGGCATCAGCGCCGGCGCGACCGCCGACGACGCCGCGGTCGCGGTCGCGTCGTCCGTGTTCAGTGCCTCCGGCACCGTGCTCACCGTGCCCGAGGACCGGCTCGACGCCCTGTCCGCGGTCTCCGGTTCCGGACCCGCCTACGTCTTCCTGCTCGTCGAGCAGTGGCAGGAGGCCGCCGAGCGCCTCGGCTTCGACCACGAGCAGGCCGCCGCGATGGTGCAGGGGACGCTCCGCGGCGCGGTCGAGCTGCTGGCCGCCTCCGGGCGGGAGCCCGCGGACCTCCGGCGGGCGGTCACCAGCCCGGCCGGCACGACCGAGCGCGCCGTCGCCGTCCTGCAGGACGCGGACCTCGCCGCGACCCTGGAGCGCGCGTCGCGCGCGGCGATCGCACGGGCCGAGGAGATCGCGCGGTCCTGA
- a CDS encoding cation diffusion facilitator family transporter, which produces MSASGGTRAILAALAANVGIAIVKFVAAAISGSAAMLAEGVHSLADSANQLLLLLGGRRARKAADQEHPFGHGRERYVYAFVVSIILFTVGGVFSLYEGLEKLAAPHPLENWWLPVAVLVVAIGLEGFSLRTALREARPHKGSQSWVQFVRRAKAPELPVVMLEDTAALTGLVFALLGVGLTVVTGNGVFDAAGTILIALLLIAVAVVLGIETKSLLVGEGANDADVERIRTATLDGPEVDSIVHLKTLYLGPDELMVGMKVAVDGDRRLGDVAAGIDAVEQRIRAAVPAARVIYVEPDVLRTGPRPPTEAIVIRAAD; this is translated from the coding sequence GTGAGCGCTTCGGGAGGCACGAGGGCGATCCTCGCCGCACTGGCCGCGAACGTCGGGATCGCGATCGTCAAGTTCGTCGCGGCGGCGATCAGCGGGTCCGCGGCGATGCTCGCGGAGGGCGTGCACTCCCTGGCCGACTCCGCGAACCAGCTCCTGCTGCTGCTCGGCGGACGGCGCGCGCGGAAGGCGGCCGACCAGGAGCACCCCTTCGGCCACGGGCGCGAACGGTACGTGTACGCGTTCGTCGTGTCGATCATCCTGTTCACCGTCGGCGGGGTCTTCTCGCTGTACGAGGGGCTCGAGAAGCTCGCGGCGCCGCACCCGCTCGAGAACTGGTGGCTGCCGGTCGCCGTGCTCGTCGTCGCGATCGGGCTCGAGGGCTTCTCGCTCCGCACGGCGCTGCGGGAGGCCCGCCCGCACAAGGGGTCGCAGTCGTGGGTGCAGTTCGTGCGCCGGGCGAAGGCGCCCGAACTCCCCGTCGTCATGCTCGAGGACACGGCGGCCCTGACCGGCCTGGTGTTCGCGCTGCTCGGCGTCGGGCTGACGGTGGTCACCGGCAACGGGGTGTTCGACGCGGCCGGCACGATCCTGATCGCCCTGCTCCTCATCGCGGTGGCGGTCGTGCTCGGCATCGAGACGAAGAGCCTGCTCGTGGGCGAGGGAGCGAACGACGCCGACGTCGAACGCATCCGGACCGCGACGCTCGACGGGCCGGAGGTCGACTCGATCGTGCACCTCAAGACCCTGTACCTCGGCCCGGACGAGCTCATGGTCGGCATGAAGGTCGCCGTCGACGGCGACCGGCGGCTCGGCGACGTCGCGGCGGGCATCGACGCCGTGGAGCAGCGGATCCGCGCAGCGGTCCCGGCCGCACGGGTGATCTACGTCGAGCCGGACGTGCTCCGGACCGGACCACGACCGCCGACCGAGGCGATCGTCATCCGCGCCGCCGACTGA
- a CDS encoding nucleoside deaminase: protein MDRALAEARACLATGDVPVGAVVLDADGAVVAVGRNEREARQDPTAHAEVLALRAAAEVTRDWHLAEHTLVVTLEPCPMCAGAALAARVPRIVFGAWDPKAGASGSVYDIARDRRLPHRSEVVGGVREAACAALLDAFFHERR from the coding sequence ATGGACCGTGCCCTCGCCGAGGCACGCGCGTGCCTGGCCACCGGTGACGTCCCGGTCGGGGCCGTCGTGCTCGACGCCGACGGCGCCGTCGTGGCGGTGGGGCGCAACGAGCGCGAGGCGCGGCAGGACCCGACCGCCCACGCCGAGGTCCTGGCGCTCCGGGCCGCGGCCGAGGTCACGCGGGACTGGCACCTCGCGGAGCACACGCTCGTGGTGACGCTGGAGCCGTGCCCCATGTGCGCCGGTGCCGCGCTCGCCGCCCGGGTGCCGCGGATCGTGTTCGGGGCGTGGGACCCGAAGGCCGGGGCGTCGGGGAGCGTCTACGACATCGCGCGGGACCGCCGGCTGCCGCACCGGTCCGAGGTCGTCGGCGGCGTGCGGGAGGCGGCCTGCGCCGCACTGCTCGACGCGTTCTTCCACGAACGACGCTGA
- the upp gene encoding uracil phosphoribosyltransferase, with translation MRVHVADHPLITHKLSVLRDRTTPSPTFRALTEELVTLLAYEATRNVRVTATPIDTPVAHTMGVSIAKPRPLVVPILRAGLGMLEGMVKLVPTAEVGFLGMARNETTLEPQTYAERLPDDLSGRQCFVLDPMLATGGTLAAAIDFLFDRGAEEVTCVCILGAPEGLAAVEQAVGDRNVTIVLGALDEKLDENGYIVPGLGDAGDRLYGLAE, from the coding sequence ATGCGAGTCCACGTCGCCGACCACCCGCTCATCACCCACAAGCTCTCGGTGCTCCGCGACCGGACCACACCGTCCCCCACGTTCCGCGCCCTGACCGAGGAGCTCGTCACGCTCCTCGCGTACGAGGCGACGCGCAACGTCCGCGTCACGGCCACGCCGATCGACACCCCGGTGGCGCACACCATGGGCGTCTCCATCGCGAAGCCCCGCCCGCTCGTCGTCCCGATCCTCCGCGCGGGCCTCGGCATGCTCGAGGGCATGGTCAAGCTCGTCCCCACGGCCGAGGTCGGCTTCCTCGGCATGGCGCGCAACGAGACCACGCTCGAGCCCCAGACCTACGCCGAGCGCCTGCCCGACGACCTGTCCGGCCGCCAGTGCTTCGTGCTCGACCCGATGCTCGCGACGGGCGGTACCCTCGCGGCGGCGATCGACTTCCTGTTCGACCGCGGCGCGGAGGAGGTCACGTGCGTGTGCATCCTGGGCGCTCCCGAGGGCCTGGCCGCCGTCGAGCAGGCCGTCGGCGACCGCAACGTCACGATCGTGCTCGGCGCCCTCGACGAGAAGCTCGACGAGAACGGGTACATCGTCCCGGGCCTCGGCGACGCCGGCGACCGCCTGTACGGGCTGGCCGAGTAG
- a CDS encoding winged helix-turn-helix domain-containing protein translates to MSLTIAQPRTAHRSPASVSTDLGTVTSIRSRRAPAAPPVPDGIPTSPVVAPQRNRSLPEGTEARGFALYVGIDEAQAAAAGTSLAAVVEQLKALTAQLVPTSETYAAVAVAAEGSGGRDVDVVRLALQDRSAVAARKQAEKPEPEETGVVIDISRKRVTLDGEAAPLTYKEFELLQFLVLREGQTVDRAAIIEGLWSDGEDETPNERTIDVHVRRLRSKLGAFEEIVRTVRGVGYRFDRHADVAVRYASTPSPDLF, encoded by the coding sequence ATGTCGCTCACCATCGCCCAGCCCCGCACCGCTCACCGCTCCCCCGCGTCCGTGTCGACGGACCTCGGCACCGTGACGTCGATCCGGTCCCGTCGCGCGCCGGCCGCCCCGCCGGTCCCGGACGGCATCCCGACCAGCCCGGTCGTCGCGCCGCAGCGCAACCGGTCGCTGCCCGAGGGCACCGAGGCCCGCGGCTTCGCGCTGTACGTCGGCATCGACGAGGCGCAGGCCGCTGCCGCGGGCACCTCGCTCGCCGCGGTGGTCGAGCAGCTCAAGGCCCTCACCGCGCAGCTCGTGCCGACCTCGGAGACGTACGCCGCGGTGGCCGTCGCCGCCGAGGGCTCCGGAGGCCGCGACGTCGACGTCGTCCGGCTCGCCCTGCAGGACCGCTCCGCCGTCGCCGCCCGCAAGCAGGCCGAGAAGCCCGAGCCCGAGGAGACCGGGGTCGTCATCGACATCTCCCGGAAGCGGGTCACGCTCGACGGCGAGGCCGCTCCCCTGACCTACAAGGAGTTCGAGCTCCTGCAGTTCCTCGTCCTCCGCGAGGGACAGACCGTCGACCGCGCGGCCATCATCGAGGGCCTGTGGTCGGACGGCGAGGACGAGACCCCGAACGAGCGCACGATCGACGTGCACGTCCGTCGGCTCCGTTCGAAGCTCGGCGCGTTCGAGGAGATCGTCCGCACCGTGCGGGGTGTCGGCTACCGGTTCGACCGGCACGCCGACGTCGCGGTGCGCTACGCCTCGACGCCCTCGCCCGACCTCTTCTGA
- a CDS encoding MarR family winged helix-turn-helix transcriptional regulator has protein sequence MDESRRSDKATAVAAWEALFRAQVTVMRALNADFPSAEISFNEYDVCFNLSTQPGRRCRMRELTGHLLLTQPSVSRLVERLASKGIVEKQPDPSDARGVIVALTAHGFDVYRSVAVQHAQTIAEQVGAGLDDDELQTLTALCTKLRVAADAPGRSTTRVPRDRATVDA, from the coding sequence GTGGACGAGTCACGCCGCAGCGACAAGGCGACCGCCGTCGCGGCCTGGGAAGCACTGTTCCGGGCGCAGGTGACGGTCATGCGGGCGCTCAACGCCGACTTCCCGAGCGCGGAGATCTCGTTCAACGAGTACGACGTGTGCTTCAACCTGTCGACGCAGCCCGGCCGTCGGTGCCGGATGCGCGAGCTCACCGGACACCTGCTGCTCACCCAGCCGAGCGTCAGCCGACTCGTCGAGCGCCTGGCGTCGAAGGGCATCGTCGAGAAGCAGCCGGACCCGAGCGACGCCCGCGGGGTCATCGTCGCCCTCACGGCGCACGGGTTCGACGTCTACCGCTCGGTCGCCGTGCAGCACGCGCAGACCATCGCGGAGCAGGTCGGCGCCGGTCTCGACGACGACGAGCTCCAGACGCTCACCGCCCTGTGCACGAAGCTCCGGGTCGCGGCGGACGCACCGGGGCGGAGCACCACCCGCGTCCCGCGTGACCGGGCCACGGTGGACGCATGA